The genomic segment TCAATAACGAAAAAATGgcaagaaaatgatgataaattggCGTTTGGGAACAGAGTTACGATGGAATCATTCAACCTGCATAGATGAACATGCACATCACATGAATATTTGAAAGAATCTGATGATTACAGGCTATCAGATTTTTCTCAGGAATGTGATGACAACACTTGTTTTCtctaaataaaaagatcaacAACTCTCAAAACATGACAAATTAGCTGCCAAGGTAGTAAACACACAAATACAGGCACATGAAAGAGGTTCATTGGTCAAAACACTAGAAACAGGAATTAGCTTGATAATGAAACGGACTTGAAATAAGCAGTTGAAAATTCTGATTCCCAGATTGGATAAGAAAGTAAGTTCAACATTCATGGATTTCCTGATCAAGTAAAGTACCTTGGTGCCGGTAATGGAGGCAATCGGTGCCATTTCCTTGTCTTAGTGTCCAGTGAAAAACAATTAGTTATGGCTGTCCTGCATTGAGCACCATATTGTCCCGAGACAATGTACACGTATCTCCCTTCTGTTGCCACTCCCAAATGTGAATTTGCCATGTCTTTTGGGGTATCAAATTTGTCACACCATGTATTATCACTGAAATTGTATACATCAACATGAGAATGTACCTATAAGATATAAACATCCAATCAGACaagaaataaaacacaaaaaataaaaaatcattgattttaatCACAAAAATCCATTCCATGGTTTAATACGAAATATTTTTGAAGCATTGTTGAAAATTAGTCCTCAATTGGACTCAAAGGTAAGAGAACATAATAAATCAGGCAAATAATGAAAGATGCTCACATGGTCAAGGTTTCTATATCCAACAAATACATAAAGAAGGTTCTTGATCTGTACTGAATAACCATCAAGACGAGGCACAGGTGCTGATGGCATCTGCTCCCATTCTAACTCCGGTGCTGGTAAATCAGCAAAAGTGGCAGATAAGACTCTCCCTTCTACATTGCCATTTTTATCTTCAGAACCTTCTTTctaaaggagaaagaaaacaatGAGCATTCAATATCAATAACAAACATCATCAAATCAAACAAGATCAATATCCCAGTTGATAACCATACACATTGGATAGAATTCAAAAGgaacaagaaagaagaagacgaaAAAGATCAATGTATTACCTGGTGGTCTTGGTTGGTGTGATTGTCACTGGCTACATTATTATCTGCAGATTTCTCAACAGCCCTGTTGAGGGATGCAATGGATTGATAAGtaaaagaaatggaagaagaagaggtcCCAAGAAAACGGGCAAAGAGAGCGATCCCTACAAGTGTTGCAAATGACAGTGCAAACACCAACTTCATTAAGCCATATTGCTTGTTATTCTGTCCAAACCCTAACTTAGACATTTTTGTCTGAATTCAAGAAACCAAAGAAAAGCTATTTTTATAGCAGCACATTGAAATACAGAACTTCTTTAGTAATCCGTCGTCCATTCGACTGATTTGTTTCGAGAAGAGTTTCGGCGCCAATGGTTTTTAGTCAAAACGTGTGGTATCGTTTTCTTTCCCTTTACGTgagtggtatttttttaatttatttatttaaaaaacaaatagagaaaaaaaagaagtaaataatatagaaaaattgatgaaaaagaagacattattttagaataaagtGGTATTAAACCTagcattattttataataaagaataattttataatttactttttttcatgTTACCTGGTAGACTAGTGAAGacgaagaaaaatgaaaaataaataaattcaatctctttatttttagcAATTTAATAACTtacacttttaagtattaaATACCATAACTTATTCCTTTAATTGTCCATGACTTTTAATtcctcaaaaattattttttggccCTAAGGTGTtgagaaagaaaatatgaaaatgcaagaaaatcatgaaggagagagaaaatattatgttgtttataatttggtaataaaaaaaattaattttggtattAATAACTTCATCttagaaaataaagttttatgaaagtggtttaaaacttttattttactaaaaaaacatagatttaagttcaataatttttttttggaatatttcataaatattttagattgattttatgGTGTGTAGGGcttccaaaatatatt from the Populus nigra chromosome 1, ddPopNigr1.1, whole genome shotgun sequence genome contains:
- the LOC133701781 gene encoding kelch repeat-containing protein At3g27220-like, whose protein sequence is MSKLGFGQNNKQYGLMKLVFALSFATLVGIALFARFLGTSSSSISFTYQSIASLNRAVEKSADNNVASDNHTNQDHQKEGSEDKNGNVEGRVLSATFADLPAPELEWEQMPSAPVPRLDGYSVQIKNLLYVFVGYRNLDHVHSHVDVYNFSDNTWCDKFDTPKDMANSHLGVATEGRYVYIVSGQYGAQCRTAITNCFSLDTKTRKWHRLPPLPAPRYAPATQLWRGRLHVMGGSKENRHTPGVDHWSIAVKNGKALDEWRTEIPIPRGGPHRACIVVNDRLFVIGGQEGDFMAKPGSPIFKCSRRKEVVYGDVYMLDDEMKWKTLPEMPKPDSHIECAWVIVNNSIIITGGTTEKHPNTKRMMLVGEVFQFHLDSLTWSVIGKLPFRIKTTLTGFWDGWLYFTSGQRDRGPDNPQPRKVIGELWRTKLHL